The following coding sequences are from one Corticium candelabrum chromosome 20, ooCorCand1.1, whole genome shotgun sequence window:
- the LOC134195398 gene encoding protein archease-like isoform X1 — MASCLCLTYRADVSLTVGAGGDDLQEAFEQCAVAMFGYMTELDTVEKLKTESIEAEGSDLLSLLYHFLDEFLFLFNADPFFIPKEIKITEFDNENFKIKAEGYGETFDLKKHPQGTEVKAITYSNMQVHDQLDKHDIFVIIDI, encoded by the exons ATGGCAAGTTGTCTGTGTTTAACCTATCGTGCTGATGTATCCTTAACAGTTGGAGCAGGGGGCGATGATCTACAGGAGGCATTTGAGCAG TGTGCTGTAGCTATGTTTGGTTACATGACGGAGTTGGATACGGtagaaaaattgaaaacagAGTCTATTGAAGCAGAAG GGTCAGATTTGTTGTCGCTGCTCTATCATTTTCTGGATGAATTTTTATTTCTGTTCAACGCCGATCCATTTTTCATACCAAAG GAAATTAAAATTACTGAATTTGATAACGAAAATTTTAAAATCAAGGCTGAAGG ATATGGAGAAACTTTCGATCTCAAGAAGCATCCACAG GGAACAGAGGTGAAAGCCATCACGTACTCTAACATGCAAGTTCATGATCAACTGGATAAACACGACATATTTGTTATCATAGACATCTAG
- the LOC134196082 gene encoding hemicentin-1-like, with amino-acid sequence MHSDGYWETWEGWSSCSHTCGAVGIRRRTRNCNFDKNRYPGRLCLGSSEELDPCNRTECPQDLDGGWSAWSPWSACDASCGNGFKHRQRNCTNPVPKPNGRPCTGNYVSTTQCSVVDCPTGITHSCPSNPYITWCRVLDGAWGHWTGWSTCSPTCGRRSKRRTRSCDYPKPKDGGSNCVGSHSELQLCAPIPCPCDGRYSGWSFWSPCSVTCGQGGFKTRNRTCSDPPPSYGGTNCSGTASETTGCTAERACAQNGNWSDYGSFSDCSHDCNGGIRVAYRTCSAPPPTNEGYECVGPNSKVTKYGGWGNWQAWSKCDKRCGIGHKTRKRQCDSPPPNAYGAPCPVNGIETMECWIHDCPVGIDLPFARLLVSRPSCLLVRLS; translated from the exons ATGCACTCAGATGGGTATTGGGAGACTTGGGAAGGCTGGTCGTCTTGCTCTCATACCTGTGGAGCTGTAGGGATCAGACGTCGTACAAGAAATTGCAATTTCGACAAGAATAGGTATCCTGGTCGATTGTGTCTCGGTTCGTCGGAAGAACTCGATCCGTGCAATCGCACAGAGTGTCCACAAG ATCTAGACGGAGGTTGGTCGGCTTGGTCTCCGTGGAGTGCATGCGACGCTTCCTGTGGGAACGGCTTCAAGCACCGACAACGCAACTGCACGAATCCAGTTCCCAAACCCAACGGTCGACCCTGTACTGGCAATTACGTCAGTACAACTCAATGCAGTGTCGTCGACTGTCCTACCGGTATTACACATTCGTGTCCATCGAATCCATACATTACATGGTGTCGAGTTTTAGATGGTGCTTGGGGTCATTGGACGGGATGGTCAACATGTAGTCCTACATGCGGACGTAGATCAAAAAGGAGGACCCGGTCGTGTGATTATCCCAAGCCAAAAGATGGAGGCAGCAATTGTGTGGGGAGCCACAGCGAACTACAACTCTGTGCACCCATTCCGTGTCCTTGTG ACGGAAGATATAGTGGATGGTCGTTTTGGAGTCCTTGTTCTGTCACATGTGGACAAGGAGGCTTTAAAACCAGAAATCGGACGTGTTCTGATCCTCCACCGTCTTATGGAGGCACCAACTGTAGTGGCACGGCGAGTGAAACGACAGGGTGTACGGCCGAACGCGCTTGCGCACAAA ATGGAAATTGGAGTGACTATGGCAGCTTTTCTGACTGCAGTCACGACTGTAACGGTGGTATACGAGTGGCCTATAGAACATGCTCGGCACCACCACCGACAAATGAAGGCTACGAATGCGTCGGTCCCAACAGCAAAGTCACAAAGT ATGGAGGATGGGGCAACTGGCAAGCATGGAGTAAATGTGATAAACGATGCGGAATCGGGCATAAGACAAGAAAGAGACAGTGTGATTCGCCTCCACCGAATGCGTACGGTGCTCCTTGTCCGGTAAATGGAATAGAAACAATGGAATGCTGGATACACGACTGCCCAGTCGGTATAGACTTGCCGTTTGCTCGCCTTCTCGTTTCTCGTCCCTCATGTCTTCTCGTTCGATTATCCTAG
- the LOC134196080 gene encoding fibrinogen-like protein A — MVYSVTVWCFCFSLLVTSSAQRDEKESSDRHIRKRGVQSASVAGGARLTSNLQVTPCLTSDNAKPRNCRHALQLGHSVSGIYEIDPRDGLGSFDVYCDMETDGGGWTVFQRRKDGSENFNRKWNDYVQGFGHLYGEFWLGLDKIYRLATSVDLRIDLMAFDGEKAYAQYEYFTIGDSRSSYALYFGQYSGNAGDSLGDSRTSNKAMKFSSLDKDNDLSSSHCARSSSKRGGWWYNACSYANLNAQYKFGATGSLYVTWNGFRGNACLQRVEMKLK, encoded by the coding sequence ATGGTCTATTCTGTGACTGTCTGGTGTTTTTGCTTTTCTCTTTTGGTTACTTCGTCAGCACAACGTGACGAAAAAGAGAGCAGTGACCGTCACATTCGGAAGCGTGGCGTGCAAAGTGCGTCTGTTGCTGGTGGTGCTCGTCTCACGTCCAATCTGCAGGTGACTCCCTGCTTGACCAGCGACAACGCAAAGCCACGCAACTGTCGTCATGCCCTACAGCTGGGTCACAGCGTGAGTGGCATCTACGAGATTGATCCACGTGACGGTTTGGGCTCATTCGACGTGTACTGCGACATGGAGACGGACGGCGGAGGATGGACGGTATTTCAACGCAGAAAAGATGGATCAGAAAATTTTAATCGCAAATGGAACGACTACGTGCAGGGATTCGGACATCTTTATGGTGAATTTTGGCTTGGACTAGATAAAATCTACCGTCTGGCGACTAGTGTCGATCTGAGGATTGATCTGATGGCATTTGATGGTGAAAAAGCTTACGCTCAGTATGAGTACTTTACAATAGGAGATAGTAGGTCATCCTACGCGCTGTATTTTGGACAGTACAGTGGAAATGCTGGAGACTCTCTTGGAGACAGCAGAACCAGCAACAAAGCCATGAAGTTTAGCAGTCTTGACAAGGACAACGACTTGAGCAGCAGTCACTGTGCACGTAGTAGTTCTAAAAGAGGCGGCTGGTGGTACAATGCGTGTTCTTACGCTAACCTAAATGCTCAATACAAATTTGGTGCCACAGGATCGCTCTACGTAACCTGGAACGGCTTTAGAGGAAACGCCTGCCTGCAAAGAGTAGAAATGAAACTAAAGTGA
- the LOC134195758 gene encoding very-long-chain (3R)-3-hydroxyacyl-CoA dehydratase 2-like — protein sequence MTLSAIYAVAYNGFLVLGWSVVLWRSALSLLDYKENGLRTFYADVENSLKVSQTLAVLEIVHAALGLFSSGVFLTAFQVASRLFLLWGVTNLGGLPVQQHYGVVLMVLAWTITEIIRYSFYGLTVCNKLPYCLKWCRYSFFIVLYPVGVAGELLLIFKLMGMPKVTEMMSLRMPNKLNFAFDFYWFLWFVLLLYPIIFPQLYGHMFQQRRKKIGEQEKKTE from the exons atGACTCTATCTGCTATCTATGCTGTAGCATACAACGGATTCTTAGTGCTCGG GTGGTCGGTTGTTCTTTGGCGCTCTGCTCTCAGTCTGTTAGATTACAAAGAGAATGGTCTCAGAACGTTCTATGCTGATGTTGAAAATTCACTGAAAGTGTCTCAAACACTTGCTGTATTGGAG aTTGTTCACGCTGCATTGG GTCTGTTCAGTTCTGGTGTATTTCTGACTGCTTTTCAAGTAGCATCAAGACTGTTTCTGTTATGGGGAGTCACCAACTTAGGAGGATTG CCTGTTCAACAACACTATGGGGTCGTGCTGATGGTGCTTGCTTGGACAATCACAGAAATCATACGATACTCATTCTACGGTCTAACAGTGTGCAACAAGTTGCCATATTGTCTCAAATGGTGCAG GTATTCCTTCTTTATTGTCTTATATCCAGTTGGAGTAGCT GGAGAATTGTTACTGATTTTTAAGCTGATGGGGATGCCCAAAGTGACAGAAATGATGTCACTTCGAATGCCCAATAAGCTCAACTTTGCGTTTGACTTCTATTGGTTTCTCTGGTTTGTATTGTTGCTCTACCCGATTA TATTTCCTCAACTATATGGGCATATGTTTCAGCAAAGGAGGAAGAAAATTGGCGagcaagagaagaaaacaGAGTAG
- the LOC134195647 gene encoding transcription factor E2F2-like — MMKTAFRTPQTKDNLVDDAESDELGDLSDEYTPCAGRAAYATRPQAKRKLNLGKQTRDGFKTPHGRRKRQPSVSSPYGRSPDCSRNRYDTSLGLLTKRFVTMMHASPDKVIDLNAASEKLTVQKRRIYDITNVLEGVGLIKKRTKNNVQWVGHEGEQNENDATSAAAECSRKFTLESELNKMNTREEELDTLIKQSQETLKKLTEDSLNSRLAFVTYNDIRSIQSLSDQQVMAIKAPAETMLEVPEPDEEIQIYLKSTNGPIDVFLCPDNPDDSEARLLTDADPDTPHNSITQDSPSAYSDTLADLALVQEALEANSKTTESNPPTPAKIATLVQSLQSGSDRKGFNSFGHMSPGTCNRSIPGSPMTHDLFGMSQPMLSSDLPSSGSYNSDELSFIQLEPLNSTDCLFSLDEREGISDLFDIEN, encoded by the exons ATGATGAAGACGGCGTTTCGGACGCCGCAGACGAAAGACAATTTGGTCGACGACGCGGAGAGCGACGAGTTGGGAGACTTGAGCGACGAGTATACGCCGTGTGCTGGTCGTGCGGCTTATGCGACGCGTCCACAG GCAAAGAGAAAATTGAATCTCGGTAAACAGACTAGAGATGGGTTTAAGACTCCACATGGGAGGAGAAAGAGACAGCCGTCTGTTAGTAGTCCGTATG GACGATCTCCTGATTGTTCTCGGAATCGTTACGACACATCATTGGGCTTACTCACCAAGCGTTTTGTCACCATGATGCACGCTTCACCCGACAAGGTCATCGACCTCAATGCGGCATCCGAGAAGCTAACTGTACAAAAACGGAGAATCTACGACATCACAAACGTCCTAGAAGGAGTCGGCCTCATCAAGAAAAGAACGAAGAACAACGTCCAATGGGT GGGACACGAAGGAGAACAAAATGAAAATGATGCCACTTCTGCTGCAGCAGAATGCAGCAGGAAGTTCACGTTGGAATCGGAATTGAACAAGATGAACACTCGAGAGGAAGAACTGGATACGTTGATCAAACAAAGCCAAGAAACCTTGAAGAAACTTACCGAAGACTCCCTCAACTCAAG ATTGGCATTTGTGACGTATAATGACATCAGATCGATCCAGAGTTTGAGTGATCAACAGGTTATGGCCATCAAGGCACCAGCAGAGACCATGTTGGAAGTGCCGGAACCCGACGAG GAAATTCAAATCTATTTGAAAAGCACCAACGGTCCAATCGACGTCTTCCTCTGTCCAGACAACCCGGACGACAGCGAAGCTCGACTTCTCACCGATGCCGACCCAGACACTCCTCACAACTCAATCACACAAGATTCCCCATCAGCATACAGCGACACACTAGCCGATCTCGCTCTCGTTCAAGAAGCTCTCGAGGCGAATTCCAAAACAACCGAATCCAACCCGCCAACGCCAGCAAAGATCGCCACTCTCGTTCAGAGTCTGCAATCGGGATCCGATCGGAAAGGCTTCAATTCGTTTGGTCACATGTCACCGGGAACGTGCAATCGCTCGATCCCTGGAAGTCCGATGACTCACGATCTATTTGGGATGTCTCAACCGATGTTGTCGAGTGATCTCCCTTCGAGTGGGAGCTACAACAGCGACGAGTTGAGTTTCATACAACTCGAACCGCTGAACAGCACCGACTGTTTGTTCAGTCTTGACGAACGCGAAGGCATCAGCGACTTGTTTGACATTGAAAACTGA
- the LOC134195639 gene encoding fibrinogen C domain-containing protein 1-like, whose protein sequence is MVYSLFVCIFYLFVSANSLVHNARESDGSHLQKRDLQNASVAEVSHVTSSTLGFSSCPLTGNAKPRNCRHALQLGHSVSGIYEIDPRDGLGSFDVYCDMETDGGGWTVFQRRKDGSENFNRKWNDYVQGFGHLYGEFWLGLDKIHRLATSVDLRIDLMAFDGETAYAQYEYFTIGDSRSSYVLYFGQYNGNAGDSLGHHRGMKFSTSDKDNDVHSSSHCAAGHKGAWWYGACSQSNLNSLYKFGGTGWTHVVWSSFKETASLQRAEMKLQ, encoded by the coding sequence ATGGTCTACtcgctgtttgtctgcattttCTATCTTTTCGTTTCAGCCAATTCGCTAGTACATAATGCGAGGGAGAGCGACGGCAGTCACCTTCAAAAGCGTGACCTGCAGAATGCGTCTGTAGCTGAAGTCTCTCACGTGACGTCGTCTACTCTCGGTTTTTCTTCTTGTCCGCTTACTGGCAACGCAAAGCCACGCAATTGTCGTCATGCCCTACAGCTGGGTCACAGCGTGAGTGGCATCTACGAGATTGATCCACGTGACGGTTTGGGCTCATTCGACGTGTACTGCGACATGGAGACGGACGGTGGAGGATGGACGGTATTTCAACGCAGAAAAGATGGATCAGAAAATTTTAATCGCAAGTGGAACGACTACGTGCAGGGATTCGGACATCTATATGGTGAATTTTGGCTTGGACTAGACAAAATCCACCGTCTGGCGACTAGTGTTGATTTGAGGATTGATCTGATGGCATTTGATGGTGAAACAGCCTACGCTCAGTATGAGTACTTTACAATAGGAGATAGTAGGTCATCCTACGTGCTGTATTTTGGACAGTACAATGGAAATGCTGGAGACTCTCTTGGACATCACAGAGGGATGAAGTTCAGCACATCTGACAAAGACAATGACGTGCACAGTAGTAGCCACTGTGCTGCTGGTCATAAAGGCGCTTGGTGGTACGGTGCATGTTCCCAATCTAATCTCAACAGTCTATACAAATTTGGTGGCACAGGATGGACACACGTAGTCTGGAGTAGTTTCAAGGAAACTGCCTCTCTACAAAGGGCAGAAATGAAACTACAGTGA
- the LOC134195646 gene encoding dolichyl-diphosphooligosaccharide--protein glycosyltransferase subunit STT3A-like, with product MAVKILSRLGLGRMSHDKQDTLIKLAVLSIAAILSFSTRLFSVLRFESVIHEFDPYFNFRTTRFLADEGFYNFHNWFDDRAWYPLGRIIGGTIYPGLMVTSAVFYHIMRFFNITIAIRNVCVFLAPTFSSFTTIVTYLLTKELWSPGAGLVAASMIAIVPGYISRSVAGSYDNEGIAIFCMLLTYYMWIKAVKTGAIFWSTICALAYFYMVSSWGGYVFLINLIPMHVLALMATGRFTHRIYVAYSTVYVLGTVLSMQISFVGFQPIQSSEHMAAFGVFGLCQVYSFIDYLRSKLTAENFQTLFKTIMIIVGSVVGVVLGILSITGSFTPWTGRFYSLLDPSYAKNNIPIIASVSEHQPTTWSSFYFDLQALVFMFPVGLYYCFNKLTDQNIFIILYGVTSIYFAGVMVRLMLVLAPVMCVLAGIGISALLSSYMRNLDVGKKVDKKTKRTESNYPVKNEIAWGVVGMLTLGLVMYTFHCTWVTSEAYSSPSIVLAARQHDGSRIIFDDFREAYYWLRQNTHENAKVMSWWDYGYQITAMANRTILVDNNTWNNTHISRVGQAMSSTEEHAYEIMRELDVDYVLVIFGGLTGYASDDINKFLWMVRIGGSTDRGAHIKEHDYYTPAGEFRVDKEGSPILLNCLMYKMCYYKFGQVYTEQGKPTGYDRVRNVEIGNKDFELDVLEEAYTTEHWLVRIYKVKGRENRGN from the exons ATGGCCGTCAAGATCTTGAGCCGGTTGGGGCTAGGTCGTATGTCCCACGACAAGCAAGACACTCTCATCAAACTTGCGGTCCTGTCCATCGCTGCCATCCTCT CGTTTTCAACTCGCCTCTTCTCTGTGCTGCGTTTCGAGAGCGTTATTCACGAGTTCGATCC ATACTTCAACTTTCGGACGACGCGGTTTCTGGCGGATGAAGGTTTTTATAACTTTCACAATTGGTTTGATGATCGTGCGTGGTATCCACTGGGGAGAATCATTGGTGGTACGATCTATCCAG GCTTGATGGTGACATCAGCTGTCTTCTATCATATCATGCGATTTTTCAACATCACGATTGCCATCAGAAACGTTTGCGTCTTCTTGGCACCGACCTTCTCATCCTTCACAACAATCGTTACGTACCTCCTCACAAAGGAACTCTGG AGCCCTGGTGCTGGTTTGGTTGCTGCGTCTATGATTGCTATTGTTCCTGGTTATATCTCACGTTCGGTTGCTGGATCATACGATAACGAAGGGATTGCCATCTTCTGCATGCTGCTTACCTACTACATGTGGATTAAAGCTGTGAAAACCGGTGCCATCTTTTGGTCGACCATATGCGCTTTGGCGTACTTTTATATG GTGTCGTCATGGGGAGGCTACGTTTTCTTGATCAACTTGATTCCGATGCATGTTCTCGCTCTCATGGCCACTGGTCGCTTTACTCATCGAATCTATGTTGCCTACTCAACG GTGTATGTGCTTGGTACCGTCTTATCAATGCAAATATCGTTTGTTGGATTCCAGCCCATCCAGTCCAGCGAGCATATGGCC GCTTTTGGAGTGTTTGGTCTTTGTCAGGTTTATTCGTTTATTGACTACCTGCGTTCCAAGCTAACAGCTGAAAACTTCCAGACTCTTTTCAAGACCATCATGATTATTGTGGGTTCTGTGGTGGGTGTTGTTCTTGGAATTTTGTCTATCACAGGCA GTTTCACCCCTTGGACTGGAAGATTTTATTCTCTGTTGGATCCATCTTATGCTAAAAACAACATTCCCATCATTGCATCGGTCTCTGAACATCAGCCCACTACTTGGTCATCATTCTACTTCGATCTCCAGGCTCTTGTCTTTATGTTTCCAG TTGGTCTTTACTATTGCTTCAACAAGCTGACTGATCAAAACATTTTCATCATTCTGTATGGCGTAACGAGCATCTACTTTGCCGGCGTTATGGTTCGTCTCATGCTGGTGCTTGCACCTGTCATGTGTGTACTCGCAGGCATAGGCATATCAGCCTTACTTTCATCATACATGAGG AATTTGGACGTCGGGAAAAAAgtagacaagaaaacaaaacgCACCGAGTCAAACTATCCCGTCAAGAATGAGATTGCATGGGGTGTGGTCGGCATGCTGACACTTGGATTGGTCATGTACACATTCCATTGCACTTGG GTGACCTCAGAGGCTTATTCTTCTCCTTCAATTGTATTGGCTGCAAGACAACACGACGGCTCGAGGATAATATTTGATGATTTTAGAGAGGCTTACTATTGGCTGAGACAGAACACACATGAA aatGCAAAAGTGATGTCGTGGTGGGATTATGGCTATCAGATTACCGCAATGGCAAATCGGACTATCCTAGTGGACAACAACACTTGGAACAACACACATATCTCACGTGTTGGACAG GCCATGTCGTCAACTGAAGAGCATGCGTATGAGATAATGAGGGAACTAGATGTTGACTATGTTTTGGTCATTTTTGGTGGTCTGACAGGATATGCGTCTGATG ACATCAACAAATTTCTATGGATGGTTCGAATTGGAGGCAGCACTGATCGAGGCGCTCACATCAAAGAGCACGACTACTACACACCTGCTGGCGAATTCCGTGTAGACAAAGAGGGATCCCCGATCCTCCTCAACTGCCTCATGTACAAGATGTGTTACTACAAGTTTGGTCAAGTGTACACTGAGCAGGGCAAGCCAACCGGCTACGATCGAGTGCGCAATGTCGAGATCGGAAACAAGGACTTCGAGTTGGACGTGCTCGAGGAGGCGTACACGACTGAACATTGGCTCGTTCGTATCTACAAAGTGAAGGGTCGTGAGAATAGAGGCAATTAA
- the LOC134196081 gene encoding mucin-like protein codes for MPLDGVWRPWASWTKCSKLCGGGVQYRERKCDNPAVNSKLNYCPGVDKEERLCNNQTCPCDGDFGNWGPWTPCTASCGVGNKRRFRFCVNPPPSNGGRDCEQPNYETASCYQPFQCPQDGEWTLWSMWTPCPAFCGSKGIRQRWRTCQTSQPTQYNPAYPSGHLRGTNCQGKSHELEICEPNYCEALASLQPVYVCLSPKPIIDGSLVVTGSGSEETGYESGSRVSYQCDENLPGVVLELVGPSHQTCQQDGSWSGVDPVCIPSGELTADRFKRNVPLLVDFKPAKDSIDYASPYSPS; via the exons ATGCCTCTAGATGGCGTCTGGAGACCTTGGGCTTCGTGGACAAAGTGTAGTAAGTTGTGTGGTGGCGGTGTTCAATATCGAGAACGAAAATGCGATAACCCGGCTGTGAACTCCAAACTCAACTATTGTCCAGGAGTCGATAAAGAGGAGAGATTGTGCAACAACCAAACCTGCCCTTGTG ATGGTGATTTTGGTAACTGGGGACCCTGGACACCGTGCACGGCGTCTTGTGGAGTAGGCAACAAGAGGCGTTTTCGATTTTGTGTCAACCCACCACCGTCAAATGGCGGGAGAGACTGTGAGCAGCCCAACTATGAAACTGCATCTTGTTATCAGCCTTTCCAGTGTCCTCAAG ATGGTGAGTGGACCTTGTGGTCTATGTGGACACCGTGTCCAGCTTTCTGTGGCAGCAAGGGCATAAGGCAACGATGGCGAACGTGTCAAACATCACAACCCACCCAATATAATCCCGCATACCCATCAGGACACCTACGTGGTACAAATTGTCAAGGAAAGTCTCACGAATTGGAAATATGTGAGCCAAACTACTGTGAGGCTCTAGCCA GTCTTCAACcagtttatgtctgtctgtcacctaAGCCAATTATCGATGGTTCGTTGGTTGTCACTGGAAGTGGCTCGGAGGAGACAGGCTATGAGTCTGGTTCCAGGGTATCATATCAATGTGATGAAAATTTGCCAGGAGTAGTCTTGGAGCTTGTTGGTCCATCACATCAAACATGCCAACAAGATGGAAGTTGGAGTGGTGTAGATCCAGTGTGCATACCCAGTGGAGAGCTCACAGCAG ATCGATTCAAGCGTAATGTTCCACTCCTCGTTGACTTTAAACCAGCAAAAG ATTCTATCGATTACGCTTCACCGTATAGTCCCAGTTAG
- the LOC134196083 gene encoding coadhesin-like, translated as MHGIVITTTLFLFSLTLVANASVTTGKSGGYNSQGGWGSWSPWSDCQASCGSGLRDRSRNCEGANQCDGPSIELDNCDTTIACPVDGHWSAWSPWTPCTKSCGNEGTTRRSRQCDNPSPSNGGDDCPGKKEIVAQCNVKCCPVDGQWGKWNAWGRCTRSCGAAGARIRHRLCNQPTPSPEPCPGKQCIGSDIHVEKCNISPCPIDGGWSPWSEWSDCSRTCGLDGLRKRNRTCTNPPLKNSGEDCSGPSEEKRFCFLATYCPIQTFWSSWTRINKCSLECDQGGHTIYVRQCVPPVFNFGSEYCPGNGTKSTVCDVHSCPVQGGWSYWSCWSPCSITCGKGRRKRTRVCNNPYPTAFGTGTLCIGEASQHDPCNGATEECPMVDGLIGNLGPPVRRAMAASNGDTDYGNWGAWSCWSSCDVNCGNNGVRTRVRHCNNPLPAHGGTTCLGVSQDRKPCDGMPPCPRG; from the exons ATGCATGGAATAGTAATCACGACAAcgttgtttctgttttcacTAACTTTAGTAGCGAATGCGTCTGTAACAACCGGGAAAAGCGGCGGCTACAATAGCCAAG GCGGTTGGGGTTCGTGGAGTCCGTGGAGTGATTGTCAGGCTAGCTGCGGTAGTGGACTGAGAGATAGAAGTCGTAACTGTGAGGGTGCGAATCAGTGTGACGGACCAAGTATAGAGTTGGACAACTGTGACACTACGATTGCTTGCCCAGTCG ATGGCCACTGGAGTGCTTGGAGCCCTTGGACGCCTTGCACAAAGTCATGCGGAAACGAGGGCACTACACGTCGATCGAGGCAATGTGACAATCCATCCCCCAGTAACGGAGGAGACGATTGTCCTGGAAAGAAGGAGATTGTTGCTCAGTGCAACGTGAAATGTTGTCCAGTTG ACGGTCAATGGGGAAAATGGAACGCGTGGGGACGTTGCACTCGTAGCTGTGGAGCCGCCGGGGCTCGAATAAGACATCGACTCTGCAATCAACCAACTCCAAGTCCAGAACCATGCCCCGGTAAACAATGCATCGGGAGCGACATCCATGTAGAAAAGTGTAACATATCTCCATGTCCTATCG ACGGAGGTTGGAGCCCCTGGAGTGAATGGAGTGACTGCTCTCGTACATGCGGTCTGGATGGTCTCAGAAAAAGGAATCGCACTTGCACCAATCCTCCTCTCAAAAACTCCGGAGAAGACTGTTCAGGGCCTAGCGAAGAAAAGCGCTTCTGCTTCCTCGCCACCTACTGCCCAATAC AAACTTTCTGGTCTAGTTGGACAAGAATAAACAAGTGTTCTCTAGAATGCGACCAAGGAGGTCACACAATTTATGTACGACAATGTGTGCCTCCGGTATTCAATTTTGGCTCCGAATATTGTCCCGGCAATGGTACAAAATCAACCGTGTGCGACGTACACAGTTGTCCCGTACAGGGCGGCTGGAGCTATTGGAGCTGTTGGTCACCATGCTCCATTACATGCGGCAAGGGACGACGAAAACGGACCCGAGTTTGTAACAACCCTTACCCCACAGCCTTCGGGACAGGAACACTTTGTATAGGTGAAGCATCGCAACACGATCCGTGCAACGGTGCAACAGAAGAGTGTCCT ATGGTGGATGGTCTGATTGGCAACCTTGGTCCGCCTGTCCGACGTGCAATGGCGGCATCCAACGGAGATACAGACT ATGGCAATTGGGGTGCTTGGAGTTGCTGGAGCTCGTGCGACGTCAACTGTGGAAACAACGGTGTAAGAACTCGAGTGAGACATTGCAATAACCCCCTTCCAGCCCACGGAGGAACAACCTGCCTCGGAGTCAGCCAAGACAGAAAGCCTTGCGACGGCATGCCACCCTGTCCTCGAGGTTAG
- the LOC134195398 gene encoding protein archease-like isoform X2 produces the protein MFGYMTELDTVEKLKTESIEAEGSDLLSLLYHFLDEFLFLFNADPFFIPKEIKITEFDNENFKIKAEGYGETFDLKKHPQGTEVKAITYSNMQVHDQLDKHDIFVIIDI, from the exons ATGTTTGGTTACATGACGGAGTTGGATACGGtagaaaaattgaaaacagAGTCTATTGAAGCAGAAG GGTCAGATTTGTTGTCGCTGCTCTATCATTTTCTGGATGAATTTTTATTTCTGTTCAACGCCGATCCATTTTTCATACCAAAG GAAATTAAAATTACTGAATTTGATAACGAAAATTTTAAAATCAAGGCTGAAGG ATATGGAGAAACTTTCGATCTCAAGAAGCATCCACAG GGAACAGAGGTGAAAGCCATCACGTACTCTAACATGCAAGTTCATGATCAACTGGATAAACACGACATATTTGTTATCATAGACATCTAG